The Chitinophaga sp. H8 region TTTTTTTATGTAGACTCCGAAGATGTGGCCATGAAACAATTCATACACTTTTTATACTGCACAGCTTTGCTGCTGTGTATAACGATTGCTGCCAGCGCACAGGTATCTTTACGCCTCAACCAACCCTCCCGTGAGCAAAATAATGTGAGCAGCGCCCGGCAGTTTATTGCCGGACGTACCTGCACCGGCTGCAAACTATGGATCGATGAAGATAGTATTCAGGTATACGCTACCGGTACCTTCGCCATCAAACGCGACCTGAAACCCGGTAAAACCATCTACACCCTCCGGGCAGAAGACCCAAACGGCAAAACATACACGAAAACGATTTATTATTATTTTTCGCCGCCACCCAAGCCAGTACCTACACCTGTTTTCCGGATCGACTATATGAATATCACACCTAAAGGCAATCTGCAACTGTCCGAAGGGGATACGCTTCATATCAAAGTAAAAGCCTACCCCGGCTGCAAAGGTTACTGGCTCAATGATGTGCCGCTGATAGAGGTACCTGCTGCCAAAGATGGGGGCATAGCCGGCATATATGCAGGGTCTTACGTGATTACAGCTGCCGACTCTATGCTAAACGGACGTATTAAAGTGACCCTCCGGAACAGGGATGGTGGAGTGGCAGTCATGGAAAGTCCTAACCGGTACAGCTTCATGAAGAATACCTACCCGTTTATCGGCCGCACGATTGATAATATGACCTACCTCACTGCAAGTCCTGAAGGCGACCGCCTGGGACCGGATAAAATTGGTTATCTCGATAAGGACGTGATACTGCCCATCAGCGGAAAAGAAGGCGATTATTACAAGATAAAATTATCGGCCCACCATACGGCATATATCCCTGAGCCACTGGTAGATACCGCTACCTTATTTGAACATCCCCCGGTAAGTATTATTTCCAATGCCAGGGTGTGGGGAGATGAAAAATATGATTACTTGTCTGTGGAACTGTCGGACAGATTGCCCTATACCTCTACCCAGGAAGTACAGCCGGGCAAAATTATAGTAGATGTCTATGGTGCCTACTCTGAGCCGGGCATCAATCCGGTATTGCAGGGTGTGCAGGAAATCAGCCAGGTCAGCTGGTTGCAGATAGAGCCGGATGTATTCCGGATGACGGTATCACTCAAGCATGCCATGCCCTGGGGCTATCAGCTATATTATGAAGGCAACCGGCTGGTGATAAAGATCAAACGGCAGTTACCCGTACTGGCATTGAATAAAATGGTGATCGGATTGGATGCGGGTCATGGTGGCAGTAATGTAGGCGCCCAAGGCCTTACCGGTGCCAGCGAAAAACAGCTCACCTTACTGTTGTCTATGGAATTAAAGGCTGCATTGGAAAGAGAAGGTGCCCGGGTTATCACTACCCGTACTACTGATAAATTTGTAGCCAATGAAGACCGGCTCTCTAATTTCCGCCGGATCAATCCCGACCTGTTGCTGAGCGTTCACCTGAACTCATCGGTAAATCCGGTAGATATCAGCGGTACCGCTACGTACTATAAGCAGCCGTTTTGTGACCCATTATCGGCCGCTATCCATAAACGGCTGGTAGAAACCGGGCTGCGCGACTTTGGCAACATCCCCGGGTTTAACTTCATCCTCAACAATCCAACAGAATTTCCAGGTACCCTGATAGAAACACTCTTCCTCAGCAATCCGGAAGATGAAATGAGAATCCTGGACAGCAACTTCCGGCAGCAGATGGTGCAAAAGATTGTACAGGGTATGAAAGACTTCCTGGAACAGGCCCGGGAAGAAAGGTTGATTAGGGAGGAGTAAGGCTGTTTCGGGAATGATACCACCGTAGCTGGCGAACAGGCCCGGAAATACGAGGCGTAAGTTGTTTTGGGAATGATACCCTACCAGGGTGGGGGGCTTCCCACCGGCCTGGCAAATTAAGAGCGCCTAAGCCCCCAAGCAACAATCCGAAGGTAAATGCCCCCGTTAGTACTGCCTCCCGTCGCAAAAAAGCAGGGCTGAAAGTAATTAGTCAATAACTAAAAGTTATGGCATATAACAGGAGGTTATCTAAAATACCTCCTAATCACTTAATAATCAAACATTTGCCATATTCCCAAATAGCGCTATTAAAGCTGACCAACAACAACATAGTCTACTAAAGAAGTAGATTATGCTATATTTGCTTATCCTTTCATAGCTTTAACATGCCTTAAGCCGGTGAAGTGGCATCACCTTTTTAAATACATAAATAGCAAAGCATGGCAGATGTGATACAGGAATTTAATGACTACCGGGCTAAAATGAATGAGGTAATACTGGGTAAACAAAACAAGGTGATCAACCGCCTGTTTAACCTGGATACCAATACTTACGCCGAAGGAGCGCTGACTACTAAAGTAAAAGAGATGTTAGGGCTGGTATCGTCGATGGTGCTGCGCTGTGATGACTGTATAAAATACCACCTGGGTAAATGCCATGAGCAAGGAATAACTACTGAAGAGATCTATGAGATATTTTCCGTGGCCAATATTGTTGGCGGCACGATCGTTATCCCGCATACCCGTCGGGCAGCCGAATACTGGGAGGCGCTACAGCAACAATAAGTAATTAACAACTAACCATTTGCGAATGATCCATCCTGTATACAACACAACCGGAACGACTGTTTCCCAACCGTCATTTCCTTTGTATTTAATACATTCGTGATTGATTTTCGTAACTTTGTATACTATATAAATCATAAAAATGTCAACAGCAACTATCGCTCCGCAGGTTTTAACTGCCAAGGATTTTGCAACGGACCAGGAAGTACGCTGGTGCCCGGGCTGCGGAGACTACTCTATACTTAAACAAGTACAAACTATCATGCCCGGACTGGGCATTCCCCGTGAAAATATTGTGATCGTATCCGGTATTGGCTGCTCATCGAGGTTTCCTTACTATATGAACACGTATGGCATGCACTCGATCCATGGCAGGGCTACCGCCATTGCTTCCGGATTAAAGGCTACCCGCCCGGAACTGAGCGTGTGGATCGTAACCGGCGATGGTGATGGGCTCTCTATTGGTGGTAACCATACCATCCATTTACTGCGCCGCAATTTCGATGTAAATGTAATGCTGTTCAATAACCAAATTTATGGGTTAACGAAAGGACAGTATTCTCCTACTTCGGAAGAAAACAAAGTAACCAAGTCCACCCCTTACGGCAGTATCGACCATCCTTTTAATCCACTGGCCCTGGCCCTGGGTGCGGATGCTACTTTTATTGCCCGCAGTATGGACCGCGATCCCAAACACTTGCAGGAACTGCTTAAACGCAGCCATGCACATAAAGGCGCTTCTTTCCTGGAAATATACCAGAACTGCAACATCTTTAATGATGGCGCTTTTGAAATATTTACCGAAAAGTCCAGCAAAGCAGATGAAACCATTTTCCTGGAACAGGGGCAACCCCTGTTATTCGGGGCGCAAAAGAATAAAGGTATCCGCCTGGATGGCCTGAAACCAGTAGCAGTAGAACTGGGAGATGCCTACAGTGCCAGCGATATGTGGATTCATGATGAAAATGATTTCTACAAAGCACAATTGCTGACCCGCATGTTTGATGATGCCAGAATAGAAGGTCATCTTCCCCGTCCGTTTGGCGTGTTTTATGAAACCGACAGACCTACTTACGAAGATATCATGTCTGCCCAGCTGGCAGATACCCTGGCCAAAAAAGGCCCTGGAGACCTGGATAAACTACTGGCAGGTAATGAAACCTGGACGATTAAATAAGCGACTAGCTTTAAAATAACAAATCAGGGCTGATCATTACTTGAAGTGCCCCCAAAAAGTTAGACACTTTTGGGGGCATTTTTTATGAAAGAAAGAAGTAAATACAGTTTAAAACAGCAGCTATTAGCGGTAAAGGCCATTGTTGCAGGTGAGGCCTCGTTAAGCAACGCTTAGCCCCCTGCTGTCACATCAGGCTATTGCCATTCCTGTTGCTCCTTATTCTCTACATTTATACACTTTTTACTTCCTGCTTTTGCTATCTGACTACTCCGTTCTCAGGCTCCTTATCGGATTAGCCATAGCCGCTTTAATTGCCTGAAAACTAACGGTCAGCAATGTAATGAAAAGTGCCCCGAATGCAGCAACTGCAAAGATCCATAAGGCTATACCGGAACGGTATTGATAATGCTGGAGCCAGGTATCCATTGCATAATACGCCAATGGAAAAGCAATGATCAGAGAAATGGCCACCATGATCACAAACTCTGTAGATAATAACCGCCACAGATCAAAGATGGAAGCTCCCATCACCTTCCTTACACCAATTTCTTTAGTACGCTGCTCCGCCATAAAAGAAGCCATCCCAAATAATCCCAGACAACTGATAAATACAGCCAGTATTGCAAACACTCCTGCAAGCCTGGCTATCCGTTGCTCATCGCCAAACTTCCTGGCATATTCCTGATCAGCAAATTGATACTCGAAAGGCTGCCTTGGACTGTACTTTTTGAATATGGCTTCAATTTTCGGCAAGGCCACACTGGTACTTACCGCAGGATTAACCTTTACAATCATCCGGCTCCCTGAGCCACCATCCATATAATACAAAGACGGCCGGATAGCATCATAAGGAGATTCTACTACCATATCCTTTATTACACCAATAATAGTATAAGGCGCATCATCCCAGGTAATGGTTTTACCTACCGGGTCCTTTAACCCCATAAACCGGGCAGCCGTTTCATTGATCACAAAAGCGGCCGAATCGGTTTTAAATGCCTTTGAAAAATCCCTGCCGGCCACAAACTGCCAGCCCACTGTTTTACCATATTCCGGCGACACGCCTGTATTTGGAAAATCAAGCCCCATCCCAGGATCTTTCCCCTCCCAGTTAAAACCCGAATTGGTAGACCACACCGCTGTAACAGGGCTTCCGGATTCCGCCATTTCTACCACAGCACCCGTTTTTAACAATTCATCCCGCACTACGTCAAAATGCCGGTGAATATCATTGGTGTACATCTCCACCATTACCAGCCCATTACTATCATACCCCAGAGGACGCCCCTGCGCATACTTTATCTGCTGGTATACCACCAGCGTACTAACAATGAGTATCACCGAAACAGCAAATTGTAACACCACCAGCACCCTGCGCGGTATAGCTGCGGAACGCCCTACCCGGAAAGTGCCTTTTAATACCTTTACCGGACGAAATGACGATAAATAAAAGGCAGGATAACTGCCTGCTATAAACCCGGTAATCAGCGTGAACCCGAAACATACTAACCAGAATAAAGGATTCTCCCATAAAATGGTTACTTTCTTATCAGCAAGCTGGTTAAACAAAGGCAGTAAGAGCTGGGCTAACAACAAGGCCATCATAAGCGCAATCCCGGCCATCAGCAATGACTCACTAAAAAACTGCTGAATCAGCTGTGCACATTGCGAACCTATCGCCTTACGGATACCTACCTCTTTTGCCCGCTTCTCCGACCTGGCCGTACTGAGGTTCATAAAATTGATACATGCCAGCAACAACACAAATATCCCACTGATGGCAAACAACCAGACATACTGTATCCTCCCCCCTGCATTCACGCCATTCTCAAATGCGGAATACAGATGCCAGTCGCGCATAGGATGCAGGAATAGCTGCGGATGAAGCGCTACCTCATGGGCAATACTGATATTGTCCAGCTTGGCATCTTTGATCTTTTGCGATACACCAGCC contains the following coding sequences:
- a CDS encoding ABC transporter permease, whose product is MLKNYFKIAYRNLIKNKVYSFINIAGLSVGMAIAMLIGLWVVDELLFDKQFKNYERIAQVWQHSSDNGTINTRGNEPFPLAEELRRKYGSDFKHVALSTWNDMHLLGIGDKNIGQQGIYCEPDLTKILSLDMVAGTADGLKDVHAILLSASLAKACFGDANPINKTLKMDNAQDVMVVGVYKDLPYNSSFAEVSFMAPWALYYQMAGLAQVQNPWRSNSFQLFAQIGEHSTMAGVSQKIKDAKLDNISIAHEVALHPQLFLHPMRDWHLYSAFENGVNAGGRIQYVWLFAISGIFVLLLACINFMNLSTARSEKRAKEVGIRKAIGSQCAQLIQQFFSESLLMAGIALMMALLLAQLLLPLFNQLADKKVTILWENPLFWLVCFGFTLITGFIAGSYPAFYLSSFRPVKVLKGTFRVGRSAAIPRRVLVVLQFAVSVILIVSTLVVYQQIKYAQGRPLGYDSNGLVMVEMYTNDIHRHFDVVRDELLKTGAVVEMAESGSPVTAVWSTNSGFNWEGKDPGMGLDFPNTGVSPEYGKTVGWQFVAGRDFSKAFKTDSAAFVINETAARFMGLKDPVGKTITWDDAPYTIIGVIKDMVVESPYDAIRPSLYYMDGGSGSRMIVKVNPAVSTSVALPKIEAIFKKYSPRQPFEYQFADQEYARKFGDEQRIARLAGVFAILAVFISCLGLFGMASFMAEQRTKEIGVRKVMGASIFDLWRLLSTEFVIMVAISLIIAFPLAYYAMDTWLQHYQYRSGIALWIFAVAAFGALFITLLTVSFQAIKAAMANPIRSLRTE
- a CDS encoding 2-oxoacid:ferredoxin oxidoreductase subunit beta, with translation MSTATIAPQVLTAKDFATDQEVRWCPGCGDYSILKQVQTIMPGLGIPRENIVIVSGIGCSSRFPYYMNTYGMHSIHGRATAIASGLKATRPELSVWIVTGDGDGLSIGGNHTIHLLRRNFDVNVMLFNNQIYGLTKGQYSPTSEENKVTKSTPYGSIDHPFNPLALALGADATFIARSMDRDPKHLQELLKRSHAHKGASFLEIYQNCNIFNDGAFEIFTEKSSKADETIFLEQGQPLLFGAQKNKGIRLDGLKPVAVELGDAYSASDMWIHDENDFYKAQLLTRMFDDARIEGHLPRPFGVFYETDRPTYEDIMSAQLADTLAKKGPGDLDKLLAGNETWTIK
- a CDS encoding carboxymuconolactone decarboxylase family protein, with protein sequence MADVIQEFNDYRAKMNEVILGKQNKVINRLFNLDTNTYAEGALTTKVKEMLGLVSSMVLRCDDCIKYHLGKCHEQGITTEEIYEIFSVANIVGGTIVIPHTRRAAEYWEALQQQ
- a CDS encoding N-acetylmuramoyl-L-alanine amidase, giving the protein MKQFIHFLYCTALLLCITIAASAQVSLRLNQPSREQNNVSSARQFIAGRTCTGCKLWIDEDSIQVYATGTFAIKRDLKPGKTIYTLRAEDPNGKTYTKTIYYYFSPPPKPVPTPVFRIDYMNITPKGNLQLSEGDTLHIKVKAYPGCKGYWLNDVPLIEVPAAKDGGIAGIYAGSYVITAADSMLNGRIKVTLRNRDGGVAVMESPNRYSFMKNTYPFIGRTIDNMTYLTASPEGDRLGPDKIGYLDKDVILPISGKEGDYYKIKLSAHHTAYIPEPLVDTATLFEHPPVSIISNARVWGDEKYDYLSVELSDRLPYTSTQEVQPGKIIVDVYGAYSEPGINPVLQGVQEISQVSWLQIEPDVFRMTVSLKHAMPWGYQLYYEGNRLVIKIKRQLPVLALNKMVIGLDAGHGGSNVGAQGLTGASEKQLTLLLSMELKAALEREGARVITTRTTDKFVANEDRLSNFRRINPDLLLSVHLNSSVNPVDISGTATYYKQPFCDPLSAAIHKRLVETGLRDFGNIPGFNFILNNPTEFPGTLIETLFLSNPEDEMRILDSNFRQQMVQKIVQGMKDFLEQAREERLIREE